Proteins from a single region of Rhodovibrio salinarum DSM 9154:
- the ahcY gene encoding adenosylhomocysteinase — protein sequence MQEFTDYKVADIKLAEWGRKEIEIAQTEMPGLMALREEYGAAKPLQGARIAGCLHMTVQTAVLIETLTALGAEVRWSSCNIFSTQDQAAAAVAAAGVPVFAWKGMDEDSFWWAIEQTIVGPDGWRPNMILDDGGDLTAMMHEKFPELLKEQVKGLSEETTTGVARLYQMARKGELLCPAINVNDSVTKSKFDNIYGCRESLVDGIRRGTDVMMAGKRALVAGFGDVGKGSAQSLRNAGCRVMVTEVDPICALQAAMEGYEVTTMEEAAPLADIFVTATGNVDVITVDHMRAMKDRAIVCNIGHFDNEIQIDGLKNFKWDNIKPQVDEVEFPDGKRLIVLSEGRLVNLGNATGHPSFVMSASFTNQVMAQMELWHNAKDYKHDVYVLPKHLDEKVASLHLSKIGVKLEQMTEQQAEYLGVPKTGPFKPDHYRY from the coding sequence ATGCAGGAATTCACCGACTACAAGGTAGCGGACATCAAGCTTGCGGAGTGGGGTCGCAAGGAGATCGAGATCGCGCAGACGGAGATGCCGGGTTTGATGGCGCTGCGCGAGGAGTACGGGGCGGCCAAGCCGCTGCAGGGGGCGCGGATTGCGGGCTGCCTGCACATGACGGTGCAGACGGCGGTGTTGATCGAGACGCTGACGGCGCTGGGCGCGGAAGTGCGCTGGTCGTCGTGCAACATCTTCTCGACCCAGGACCAGGCGGCGGCGGCGGTAGCCGCGGCCGGGGTGCCGGTGTTCGCCTGGAAGGGGATGGACGAGGACAGCTTCTGGTGGGCGATCGAGCAGACGATCGTGGGTCCGGACGGCTGGCGTCCGAACATGATCCTGGACGACGGCGGCGACCTGACCGCGATGATGCACGAGAAGTTCCCGGAGCTGCTGAAGGAGCAGGTCAAGGGGCTGTCGGAGGAGACCACGACGGGCGTGGCGCGCCTGTACCAGATGGCGCGCAAGGGCGAGCTGCTGTGCCCGGCGATCAACGTCAACGACAGCGTGACCAAGAGCAAGTTCGACAACATCTACGGCTGCCGTGAGAGCCTGGTCGACGGCATCCGCCGGGGCACCGACGTGATGATGGCCGGCAAGCGGGCGCTGGTGGCCGGCTTCGGCGACGTCGGCAAGGGCTCGGCGCAGAGCCTGCGCAACGCGGGCTGCCGGGTGATGGTGACCGAGGTTGACCCGATCTGCGCGCTGCAGGCGGCGATGGAAGGCTACGAGGTGACGACGATGGAGGAGGCGGCGCCGCTGGCCGACATCTTCGTCACCGCGACGGGCAACGTCGACGTGATCACGGTCGACCACATGCGGGCGATGAAGGACCGGGCGATCGTCTGCAACATCGGCCACTTCGACAACGAGATCCAGATCGACGGGCTGAAGAACTTCAAGTGGGACAACATCAAGCCGCAGGTCGACGAGGTCGAGTTCCCGGACGGCAAGCGGCTGATCGTGCTGTCGGAGGGCCGCCTGGTGAACCTGGGTAACGCCACCGGCCACCCGAGTTTCGTGATGTCGGCGAGCTTCACCAACCAGGTGATGGCGCAGATGGAGCTTTGGCACAACGCCAAGGACTACAAGCACGACGTCTACGTGCTGCCCAAGCACCTGGACGAGAAGGTCGCCTCGCTGCACCTGTCCAAGATCGGCGTCAAGCTGGAGCAGATGACCGAGCAGCAGGCCGAGTACCTCGGCGTGCCCAAGACCGGTCCCTTCAAGCCCGACCACTACCGCTACTAA
- the metK gene encoding methionine adenosyltransferase yields the protein MSEGYILTSESVGPGHPDKIADQISDAVLDEILKQDKGARVACETLVNTGLILLAGEITTTAQVDYQQLARDVVCDIGYTDSALGFDGTSAACLIALDKQSPDIAQGVDEGSGLDLDQGAGDQGLMFGFACRETDELMPMPIQLSHRLTERQAEAYQKKQLDWLRPDAKSQVSVIYEDDIPKAIDTVVLSTQHDNEVDYETIREGVIEEIIKPVVPTDMISKDTKFLVNPTGRFVVGGPHGDCGLTGRKIIVDTYGGIGRHGGGAFSGKDPTKVDRSAAYAARYVAKNVVAAGLADVCEVQLSYAIGVAQPTSVHVNTQGTAKIPERRIEQLIRETFDLRPKGIVNMLDLQRPIFRQTASGGHFGRELDDFTWEKKDRVEALRAEAPAHAAQ from the coding sequence ATGTCTGAAGGCTACATCCTCACCAGCGAGTCTGTCGGTCCGGGCCACCCGGACAAGATCGCCGACCAGATCTCCGACGCGGTGCTCGACGAGATCCTGAAGCAGGACAAGGGCGCCCGCGTTGCCTGTGAGACGCTGGTCAACACCGGCCTGATCCTGCTCGCCGGCGAGATCACCACGACCGCGCAGGTCGACTATCAGCAGCTCGCCCGCGACGTGGTCTGCGACATCGGCTACACCGACAGCGCGCTCGGTTTCGACGGCACCAGTGCCGCCTGCCTGATCGCGCTGGACAAGCAGAGCCCGGACATCGCGCAGGGCGTCGACGAGGGCTCCGGCCTCGACCTCGACCAGGGCGCGGGTGACCAGGGCCTGATGTTCGGCTTCGCCTGCCGCGAGACCGACGAGCTGATGCCGATGCCGATCCAGCTCTCGCACCGCCTGACCGAGCGTCAGGCCGAGGCCTACCAGAAGAAGCAGCTCGACTGGCTGCGTCCGGATGCGAAGTCCCAGGTCTCGGTGATCTACGAGGACGACATCCCGAAGGCGATCGACACGGTCGTGCTGTCGACCCAGCACGACAACGAGGTCGACTACGAGACGATCCGCGAGGGTGTCATCGAGGAGATCATCAAGCCGGTCGTGCCGACCGACATGATCTCCAAGGACACCAAGTTCCTGGTCAATCCGACCGGGCGCTTCGTGGTCGGCGGTCCGCACGGCGACTGCGGCCTGACGGGTCGGAAGATCATCGTCGACACCTATGGCGGGATCGGCCGGCACGGCGGCGGCGCCTTCTCCGGTAAGGACCCGACAAAGGTCGACCGCTCCGCCGCGTACGCCGCGCGCTACGTCGCCAAGAACGTGGTCGCGGCCGGTCTGGCCGATGTCTGCGAGGTGCAGCTGTCCTATGCCATCGGCGTGGCGCAGCCGACTAGCGTCCACGTCAACACTCAGGGTACGGCGAAGATCCCCGAGCGCCGCATCGAGCAACTGATCCGCGAGACCTTCGACCTGCGGCCGAAGGGCATCGTCAACATGCTCGATCTGCAGCGTCCGATCTTCCGTCAGACCGCCAGCGGCGGGCACTTCGGTCGCGAGCTGGACGACTTCACCTGGGAGAAGAAGGACCGTGTCGAGGCGCTGCGCGCCGAGGCGCCGGCCCACGCCGCGCAGTAA
- a CDS encoding methyltransferase domain-containing protein: protein MAEAAQSIRDIVETTKAYYDGPADEIYRDIWGENVHIGYFEDPETEDLPTAMHRSNVKQADPVELKPEGLLLDVGCGYGALARFLAKNYGVRVVASNISEKELDWGRELTRDEGLEDKVSFEWADFHDLQYKDNTFDYYWSQEAFLHAVDKRKVLEEAYRVLKPGGKLVMTDLLVRDGTPQEDREVIYSRVNSPDMWDGHHYVEALKDIGFTIERHEDWSSNVAPTYGWVRSQLEQRRDEFEPRIGKERVDDTSQKLQYWVDSANAGKIGWEYFIARK from the coding sequence ATGGCGGAAGCCGCTCAAAGCATCCGCGATATCGTCGAGACGACGAAGGCCTATTACGACGGTCCCGCGGACGAGATTTACCGCGATATCTGGGGCGAGAACGTCCACATCGGCTACTTCGAGGATCCCGAGACCGAGGATCTTCCCACCGCGATGCACCGCTCCAACGTCAAGCAGGCCGACCCGGTCGAGCTGAAGCCCGAGGGGCTGCTGCTGGACGTCGGTTGCGGCTATGGCGCGCTCGCCCGCTTCCTGGCGAAGAACTACGGCGTGCGCGTGGTCGCCTCGAACATCTCCGAGAAGGAGTTGGACTGGGGCCGCGAGCTGACCCGTGACGAGGGCCTGGAAGACAAGGTCAGCTTCGAGTGGGCCGACTTCCACGACCTGCAGTACAAGGACAACACCTTCGACTACTACTGGTCGCAGGAAGCGTTCCTGCACGCCGTCGACAAGCGGAAGGTGCTGGAGGAAGCCTATCGGGTCCTCAAGCCGGGCGGCAAGTTGGTGATGACCGACCTGCTGGTGCGTGACGGCACTCCGCAAGAGGACCGCGAGGTCATCTATTCGCGGGTGAACAGCCCGGACATGTGGGACGGCCATCACTACGTCGAGGCGCTCAAGGACATCGGCTTCACGATCGAGCGTCACGAGGATTGGTCGTCCAACGTGGCCCCGACCTACGGTTGGGTACGCTCCCAGCTCGAGCAGCGCCGCGACGAGTTCGAGCCGCGCATCGGCAAGGAGCGCGTCGACGACACCTCGCAGAAGCTGCAGTACTGGGTCGACAGCGCCAACGCCGGCAAGATCGGCTGGGAATACTTCATCGCCCGAAAGTAA
- a CDS encoding class I SAM-dependent methyltransferase — protein sequence MESETYQREYTDDFVNRWDKLIGWEGRAKGEDGFFEGLLDQYNCKSVADIATGTGFHAVILADQGYEVTAADGAEAMVEKTKENARQMDVTLKDAKTVDWRELDKVFAHNSFDSLLCLGNAFTHLFDEDDRRRSLEAMLNVLKPGGIAVIDHRNYDKILDHGYDSKHQYYYVGSGVDARPVIIQDDMVRFEYSYPDGNKFHLTMFPLRQSYMRSLMDEAGFTELHSYGDFEKKYDPENVDFLQVVGRKPRH from the coding sequence ATGGAAAGCGAAACCTATCAGCGTGAATACACCGACGACTTCGTGAACCGCTGGGACAAGCTGATTGGTTGGGAAGGCCGCGCGAAGGGCGAAGATGGCTTCTTCGAAGGCCTGCTCGATCAATACAACTGCAAGAGCGTGGCGGACATTGCCACGGGCACCGGCTTCCACGCTGTCATCCTGGCCGACCAGGGCTATGAGGTCACCGCCGCCGATGGCGCCGAGGCGATGGTCGAAAAGACCAAGGAAAACGCCCGGCAGATGGACGTCACCCTGAAGGACGCCAAGACCGTCGACTGGCGTGAACTGGACAAGGTGTTCGCGCACAACAGCTTCGATTCGCTGCTATGCCTGGGCAACGCCTTCACGCACCTGTTCGACGAGGACGACCGTCGGCGCTCGCTGGAGGCCATGCTGAACGTCCTCAAGCCGGGCGGTATCGCGGTGATCGACCACCGCAACTACGATAAGATTCTGGACCACGGCTACGACAGCAAGCACCAGTACTACTACGTCGGCAGCGGCGTCGACGCCCGTCCGGTGATCATCCAGGACGACATGGTGCGCTTCGAGTACAGCTATCCGGATGGCAACAAGTTCCACCTCACCATGTTCCCGCTGCGCCAGTCCTACATGCGCAGCCTGATGGACGAGGCGGGCTTCACCGAGCTCCACAGCTACGGCGACTTCGAGAAGAAGTACGATCCGGAGAACGTCGACTTCCTGCAGGTCGTTGGTCGCAAGCCGCGCCACTAA
- the serA gene encoding phosphoglycerate dehydrogenase yields the protein MPKVLIADKLSESAVEVFRQRGVDAEIATGLSPEELKKKLPGFDGLAIRSATKVTKEILDAAPDLRVVGRAGIGVDNVDQEAATARGVVVMNTPGGNAVTTAEHAISLMLAMARRIPQADASTKAGKWEKSKFQGVEVTNKTLGLVGCGNIGAIVAERARGLRMKVIAYDPYLTQERARTLGIKRVETLDELYGQADFITLHVPKTDETTGMIDKAAMQKMKPGVRIINCARGGLIVEQDLADMIQDGHVAAAAIDVYDEEPAKANPLFELENTVCTPHLGASTSEAQEKVAVQVAEQMADYLTTGAVSNALNMPSLTAEESEHLGPYMTLADQIGSFAGQLTRSGISSIKIEYEGTVAGLNTRPITQSALAALLRPVLASVNLVNAPVVARERDIEVSEVKHERDHDYQTLVRVSVQSESGSHSIAGTLFGGDKPRLVEINGIAVEAELGPRMLYISNEDKPGLIGDVGNTLAESGINIATFHLGRAERGRDALALIEVDDDVAPYVVEKLSKLPAIRDVNVFRHPQIQLAEAAE from the coding sequence ATGCCCAAGGTACTGATCGCCGACAAGCTGTCCGAAAGCGCAGTGGAGGTGTTCCGCCAGCGTGGCGTGGACGCCGAGATCGCCACCGGTCTCAGCCCGGAAGAGCTGAAGAAGAAGCTGCCGGGCTTCGACGGCCTGGCGATCCGCTCCGCCACCAAGGTCACCAAGGAGATCCTGGACGCCGCCCCCGACCTCCGGGTGGTCGGCCGCGCTGGCATCGGTGTCGACAATGTCGACCAGGAGGCCGCGACCGCCCGCGGCGTGGTGGTGATGAACACCCCCGGCGGCAACGCAGTGACCACGGCCGAGCACGCGATCTCCCTGATGCTCGCGATGGCGCGGCGAATCCCGCAGGCCGACGCCTCCACCAAGGCCGGCAAGTGGGAGAAGTCGAAGTTCCAGGGCGTCGAGGTGACCAACAAGACCCTCGGCCTGGTCGGCTGCGGCAACATCGGTGCGATCGTCGCCGAGCGCGCCCGTGGCCTGCGCATGAAGGTGATCGCCTACGATCCCTACCTGACCCAGGAGCGCGCCCGGACGCTCGGCATCAAGCGTGTGGAGACGCTCGACGAGCTGTATGGACAGGCGGACTTCATCACCCTGCACGTGCCCAAGACCGACGAAACCACGGGCATGATCGACAAGGCGGCGATGCAGAAAATGAAACCGGGCGTGCGGATCATCAACTGCGCGCGCGGCGGTCTGATCGTCGAGCAGGACCTCGCCGACATGATCCAGGACGGTCATGTCGCAGCGGCGGCGATCGACGTCTACGACGAGGAGCCGGCCAAGGCGAATCCGCTGTTCGAGCTGGAGAACACGGTCTGCACGCCGCACCTGGGCGCCTCGACGTCCGAGGCACAGGAGAAGGTCGCCGTGCAGGTCGCCGAGCAGATGGCCGATTACCTGACCACCGGCGCAGTCTCCAACGCCCTCAACATGCCGAGCCTGACGGCCGAGGAATCCGAGCACCTGGGCCCTTACATGACGCTCGCCGACCAGATCGGCTCGTTCGCCGGCCAGTTGACCCGCAGCGGCATCTCCAGCATCAAGATCGAGTACGAGGGCACCGTTGCCGGCCTGAACACCCGCCCCATCACACAAAGCGCGCTGGCCGCGCTGCTCCGGCCCGTGCTGGCGTCGGTCAACCTGGTCAACGCGCCCGTGGTGGCCCGCGAGCGCGACATCGAGGTGTCCGAGGTCAAGCACGAGCGCGACCACGACTACCAGACGCTGGTCCGGGTCAGCGTACAGTCGGAAAGCGGCAGCCACAGCATCGCCGGCACGCTGTTCGGCGGCGACAAACCACGCCTGGTGGAAATCAACGGCATCGCCGTGGAAGCCGAACTCGGCCCGCGCATGCTATACATCTCCAACGAGGATAAGCCGGGCCTGATCGGCGACGTCGGCAATACGCTCGCCGAATCGGGCATCAACATCGCGACCTTCCACCTCGGCCGGGCAGAACGCGGCCGCGACGCGCTGGCGCTGATCGAGGTGGACGACGACGTCGCCCCGTACGTCGTGGAGAAGCTGAGCAAGCTCCCCGCGATCCGCGACGTGAACGTCTTCCGGCACCCGCAGATCCAGCTGGCCGAGGCCGCGGAATAG
- a CDS encoding MOSC domain-containing protein — protein sequence MDSSHARVAAVAAAPGHNFSKQRLAAIELVAGFGVAGDAHAGATVKHRSRVARDPDQPNLRQVHLIHVELLDALNARGFDVAPTALGENVTTRGIDLLNLPTSTVLRLGAHAEVEITGLRNPCRQLDSYRRGLMQAVLDRDGAGQLVRLAGVMAVVRTGGLVQPDDAIAPRLPERPHRPLEPV from the coding sequence ATGGACAGTTCGCATGCGCGTGTAGCAGCGGTGGCGGCCGCCCCAGGGCACAACTTCAGCAAGCAGCGCCTGGCCGCGATCGAGCTGGTCGCAGGTTTCGGCGTGGCCGGAGACGCCCATGCGGGGGCGACAGTCAAGCACCGCTCCCGGGTCGCCCGCGACCCCGATCAGCCCAACCTGCGGCAGGTGCACCTGATCCATGTCGAACTGCTGGACGCGCTGAACGCCCGCGGTTTCGACGTGGCACCAACGGCCCTGGGCGAAAACGTCACCACCCGCGGCATTGACCTGCTGAATCTGCCGACCAGCACCGTGCTGCGCCTGGGCGCGCACGCGGAAGTCGAGATCACGGGGCTGCGCAACCCCTGCCGCCAGTTGGATAGCTACCGCAGGGGGCTGATGCAGGCCGTGCTCGACCGCGACGGCGCGGGCCAACTCGTCCGGCTTGCCGGCGTGATGGCCGTCGTGCGGACGGGCGGCCTGGTCCAACCGGACGACGCCATCGCCCCCCGCCTGCCCGAGCGACCGCACCGGCCATTGGAACCGGTGTGA
- a CDS encoding helix-turn-helix transcriptional regulator, translating to MYDYLTTHEVADYLRIKERRVYELVRQRAIPCTRATGKWLFPRALIDRWIAEQLEMAPASARETPPVVAGSHDPLLDWAVKESGCGLALLPGGSLDGLKRLNEGAARLAGLHLFHADLADSDPDGAFNLPNVKETGAPADAVLIEWAQRTQGLVLPAGNPDGVAGLSDLADRRLPVARRQAESGSGLLLDYLAGQAGLAPGDLAFVAETARSEMDLGLAILEGRARAGVAVEAVARSLQLAFVPLMVERFDLLMARRDYFGPAVQTLMTFARTSAFAERAQRLGGYDISGLGTVRYNAP from the coding sequence GTGTACGACTACCTGACCACCCACGAGGTCGCCGACTATCTGCGGATCAAGGAACGGCGGGTCTATGAGTTGGTCCGTCAACGCGCGATCCCCTGTACCCGGGCGACCGGAAAGTGGCTGTTCCCGCGCGCCCTGATCGACCGCTGGATCGCCGAACAGCTGGAGATGGCGCCGGCGAGCGCGCGCGAGACGCCGCCGGTGGTCGCTGGCAGCCACGACCCGTTGCTTGACTGGGCGGTCAAGGAAAGTGGCTGCGGTCTGGCGCTGCTGCCGGGCGGTAGCCTGGACGGGCTGAAGCGGTTGAACGAAGGCGCGGCGCGGCTGGCCGGCCTGCACCTGTTCCATGCCGACCTTGCCGACAGCGACCCGGACGGTGCGTTCAACCTCCCGAACGTCAAGGAGACGGGCGCGCCCGCGGATGCGGTACTGATCGAATGGGCCCAGCGTACCCAGGGATTGGTGCTGCCAGCCGGCAATCCCGACGGCGTGGCAGGCTTGAGTGACCTGGCCGACCGGCGTCTGCCGGTTGCCCGGCGCCAGGCCGAATCCGGCAGCGGCCTGCTGCTTGACTATCTGGCCGGACAGGCGGGGCTGGCACCCGGCGACCTCGCGTTCGTCGCGGAGACGGCGCGCAGCGAGATGGATCTGGGGCTGGCGATCCTGGAGGGCCGAGCGCGCGCCGGCGTGGCGGTGGAGGCGGTGGCGCGCAGCCTGCAACTCGCCTTCGTGCCGCTGATGGTCGAGCGCTTCGATCTGCTGATGGCCCGACGGGATTACTTCGGCCCGGCGGTCCAGACGCTGATGACCTTCGCGCGCACGTCGGCGTTTGCCGAACGGGCGCAACGTCTGGGCGGCTACGACATCTCCGGCCTGGGTACGGTGCGGTACAACGCGCCATGA
- a CDS encoding AzlD domain-containing protein: MDTSVALTIILCGIGTFLMRLGPMWLRSTRGQLAGDHPRFEGFLRAIGPAAIMGLLVVSVWGAVQQTGTTGAAGAAVAFAGVIAVKRVAGGFVLPTLAGAAIYGAWIAFLG, translated from the coding sequence ATGGACACGAGCGTAGCCCTGACGATCATTCTCTGCGGGATCGGGACCTTTTTGATGCGTCTGGGCCCGATGTGGCTGCGCAGCACCCGGGGCCAGCTCGCCGGCGATCACCCCCGCTTCGAGGGCTTTCTGCGGGCGATTGGGCCGGCCGCGATCATGGGGCTGCTTGTGGTGTCCGTCTGGGGCGCCGTCCAGCAGACCGGCACGACCGGGGCGGCGGGCGCGGCCGTCGCGTTTGCGGGCGTGATCGCGGTTAAACGCGTGGCCGGCGGCTTCGTACTGCCGACGCTGGCCGGCGCGGCCATCTATGGCGCCTGGATCGCGTTTCTGGGGTGA